Proteins from one Candidatus Hydrogenedentota bacterium genomic window:
- a CDS encoding SPOR domain-containing protein: MPRHSTYRSRGAVESASVEWSSGQLGIGIAVALIFGIVCFMLGYVVANVDRPIDPAQITIASDSPRPSPSGANAAVTPPANTPPSAPAAGAPRTAANPPAGTPVSPSRAADPARKPDVAPLPDPGRPTTMVKTPIDINTLPAQGSQDAATPTAGASLPDITPPAETVSTPPAAPQKPADTTASAPAPRPVPAPAPATPAATTTTTTTTTTAAASPSPAPQAPTVTRGSYGVQVAAFNGPQRAAQAQEARRKLKSATGLDADIVTSPDGAFEKVVITGFATRDAARAQCDKVKAKPGYDGAWVIRLP; encoded by the coding sequence ATGCCCAGGCATAGCACTTACCGCAGCCGGGGCGCCGTCGAATCCGCCAGTGTGGAGTGGAGTTCGGGCCAGCTCGGTATCGGAATTGCCGTCGCGCTCATCTTCGGGATCGTGTGTTTTATGCTTGGCTATGTCGTGGCCAACGTGGACCGCCCGATTGACCCGGCCCAGATCACCATTGCTTCGGATAGTCCCCGCCCCTCCCCGAGCGGCGCCAACGCGGCAGTGACCCCGCCCGCCAATACGCCGCCGTCCGCGCCCGCGGCAGGCGCGCCGCGCACGGCGGCCAATCCGCCCGCCGGTACGCCGGTGAGCCCGTCCCGCGCCGCCGATCCGGCGCGAAAGCCGGATGTCGCGCCCCTGCCCGATCCCGGCCGCCCGACCACCATGGTCAAGACCCCCATTGACATCAATACGCTCCCGGCCCAGGGGTCCCAGGATGCGGCGACCCCGACCGCCGGCGCCAGCCTTCCGGATATCACGCCGCCGGCCGAAACCGTCAGTACGCCGCCCGCGGCGCCCCAGAAGCCCGCGGACACGACCGCGAGCGCTCCAGCGCCCCGGCCTGTTCCGGCTCCGGCTCCCGCCACGCCTGCGGCAACCACCACAACCACCACCACGACCACAACGGCGGCCGCGAGCCCTTCGCCGGCGCCGCAGGCGCCCACGGTCACCCGCGGCTCCTATGGCGTGCAGGTCGCGGCGTTCAACGGCCCGCAGCGCGCCGCCCAGGCCCAGGAGGCCCGCCGCAAACTGAAGTCCGCCACCGGGCTGGATGCCGACATCGTGACTTCGCCCGATGGCGCCTTCGAGAAGGTTGTAATCACGGGCTTCGCCACGCGAGACGCGGCCCGCGCCCAATGTGATAAGGTCAAGGCGAAGCCGGGCTACGACGGCGCGTGGGTCATTCGCCTTCCGTGA
- the recA gene encoding recombinase RecA, translating to MAAKPTADSEKGKALDIALAQLEKQFGRGTLVRLGDDSMNQRVEAISTGSLTLDIATGIGGLPVGRVVEIFGPESSGKTTLALHVVANAQRAGGIACFIDAEHALDPQFASKIGVDIDNLLVSQPDTAEQALEICESLVRSNAVNVIVIDSVAALVPKAEVEGEMGDSHMGLQARLMSQALRKLTAIISRSNTLVIFINQIREKIGVMFGSPETTTGGRALKFYSSIRLDIRRIASLKEKEENVGNRVKVKVVKNKLGAPFRTAEFEILFNEGISKEGNILDLAVEEKIIRKSGAWFSMNGENLGQGREATRQFLKDNPDVTESIRQQIIQIKGLPWAGASQDSADVMQEASGAE from the coding sequence ATGGCTGCCAAACCGACAGCGGACAGTGAAAAGGGCAAGGCGCTGGATATTGCGCTGGCCCAGCTTGAGAAACAATTTGGGCGGGGCACGCTGGTGCGCCTGGGCGATGACAGCATGAATCAGCGGGTGGAGGCCATTTCCACGGGCAGCCTGACCCTGGATATCGCCACCGGTATCGGCGGCTTGCCCGTCGGCCGCGTGGTCGAAATCTTCGGCCCGGAATCCTCCGGTAAAACCACGCTCGCGCTCCACGTGGTGGCCAATGCCCAGCGGGCGGGCGGCATCGCGTGCTTCATCGACGCGGAACACGCCCTCGACCCGCAGTTCGCGTCCAAGATCGGCGTGGATATTGATAATCTGCTGGTTTCCCAGCCGGATACGGCGGAACAGGCGCTCGAAATCTGCGAAAGCCTCGTGCGCAGCAACGCCGTCAATGTGATCGTGATCGACTCCGTCGCCGCGCTCGTTCCCAAGGCCGAAGTGGAGGGCGAGATGGGCGATAGCCACATGGGCCTCCAGGCGCGCCTGATGTCCCAGGCCCTGCGCAAGCTCACGGCCATTATCAGCCGCTCCAACACCCTGGTGATTTTTATCAACCAGATCCGCGAGAAGATCGGCGTCATGTTTGGCAGCCCCGAGACCACGACCGGCGGCCGCGCGCTCAAGTTCTACTCGAGTATCCGCCTCGATATTCGCCGGATAGCCTCCCTCAAGGAAAAAGAGGAGAACGTCGGCAACCGCGTGAAGGTGAAGGTGGTCAAAAACAAGCTGGGCGCCCCGTTCCGCACAGCGGAGTTCGAGATCCTGTTCAACGAGGGCATTTCGAAGGAAGGCAACATCCTCGATCTGGCGGTGGAGGAGAAGATCATACGCAAGAGCGGCGCCTGGTTCTCCATGAACGGCGAAAATCTGGGCCAGGGCCGCGAAGCGACCCGGCAGTTTCTCAAAGACAACCCCGACGTGACCGAGTCGATCCGCCAGCAGATTATCCAGATCAAGGGCCTTCCGTGGGCGGGCGCCTCGCAGGACAGCGCGGACGTAATGCAGGAAGCGAGTGGCGCCGAGTAG
- a CDS encoding Gfo/Idh/MocA family oxidoreductase yields MRAHLNRRQFLHRSLVTGAALGLTPGGRAAAGDTSANNKIALGCVGVGSMGVSNMKNFLDLEEVRVVAVCDAYADRRENAKSIVDAKYGDAGCAMYGDYRELLAREDIDAVMIAAQDHWHALMATEAAKAGKDLYCEKPLGVSVQESRIIRDTVRETKRVFQTGTWQRSLADFQHACTLARNGYLGTITRVEVAAEGPRYRPKYAGSLDPQPVPEGFDWAMWRGPAPDEPYNPGRVAWPDWYLIWDYCAGFICNWGVHHLDIANWGCPRVGTTPFAVACKATYRNEGFTNNIDSWDATFTYEDGLIMRFTDETGQKLGCRFIGDEGWVHVDRAGIWAEPGSLLTVQFKDTDERLTDSTHHGRNLADCIRTRTDPVSNVDAAHVASYQGMLADIAARLGQTLHWDPKAERFTGNDAANAMLERPMHNGWSL; encoded by the coding sequence ATGCGCGCCCACCTGAACCGCCGTCAATTCCTGCACCGTTCGCTTGTTACCGGCGCCGCGCTCGGGCTGACGCCCGGAGGACGGGCCGCCGCCGGCGATACCTCCGCCAACAACAAGATCGCCCTGGGCTGCGTCGGCGTCGGCAGCATGGGCGTCAGCAACATGAAGAACTTCCTCGATCTGGAGGAGGTGCGGGTGGTCGCCGTGTGCGACGCCTACGCCGATCGCCGCGAGAATGCGAAATCCATTGTCGACGCGAAGTATGGCGACGCCGGTTGCGCCATGTACGGCGATTACCGGGAACTGCTTGCCCGCGAGGATATTGACGCGGTCATGATCGCCGCGCAGGATCACTGGCACGCCCTCATGGCCACGGAAGCCGCAAAAGCCGGCAAGGACCTCTATTGCGAGAAGCCCCTGGGCGTTTCTGTTCAAGAGTCGCGGATCATTCGCGACACCGTGCGCGAAACCAAACGCGTTTTCCAGACCGGCACGTGGCAGCGGTCGCTGGCCGATTTCCAGCACGCATGCACCCTGGCCCGAAACGGCTACCTGGGGACTATCACGCGGGTGGAAGTGGCGGCGGAGGGCCCCCGCTACCGTCCCAAATACGCCGGATCCCTCGATCCGCAGCCCGTCCCCGAAGGGTTCGACTGGGCCATGTGGCGCGGTCCGGCCCCCGATGAACCCTACAACCCCGGCCGCGTCGCCTGGCCAGACTGGTATCTGATTTGGGACTACTGCGCGGGCTTCATCTGCAATTGGGGCGTGCACCACCTGGACATCGCCAATTGGGGCTGTCCGCGGGTGGGAACCACGCCCTTCGCGGTGGCCTGCAAGGCGACCTACCGGAATGAGGGCTTCACCAACAACATCGACTCGTGGGACGCCACGTTTACGTATGAAGACGGCCTGATCATGCGTTTTACCGACGAGACAGGACAGAAACTCGGCTGCCGTTTCATCGGCGACGAGGGCTGGGTGCACGTGGACCGGGCCGGCATCTGGGCGGAACCGGGATCCCTGTTGACGGTCCAGTTCAAGGATACGGACGAACGGCTTACGGACTCGACCCACCACGGTCGAAATCTGGCCGACTGTATCCGGACGCGCACCGACCCCGTGTCCAACGTCGACGCCGCGCACGTCGCATCGTACCAGGGCATGCTGGCGGACATCGCCGCACGCCTCGGGCAAACCCTGCACTGGGACCCGAAGGCGGAACGATTTACCGGCAACGACGCCGCCAACGCCATGCTTGAGCGCCCCATGCACAACGGATGGTCCCTGTGA